Below is a genomic region from Desulfobacter sp..
CTGGTCAATGGGAGAGTCAATAAACAGTTCAAACACGGAATGAGCGGCCGAGACCATGGCATCGGTCCGGCTGGTGCCCAGAATTTTAAAATCCAAGGGGTCCAGAACATATTCAAGGGTTTTGGCAACCATGGATTCAACGGTTTTGACCCCGGGCTGCCGCTGCCACCCGTGGAACCGGAACCCCAGATACTGGATATGGATAAGATAGTACTTCATTTTATAATTTAGTTATCAGGAAGGCGTCAGGAATGGCAAGCGCTTTTGTACCCTCCATATCAAAAGACCTTTAACGCCTGTAGGGATCCGGGTCCTATTTCCACAGGGACCGGGTCATGGCCCCGGCCGTCACCAGCCTGACATCGTCAAAATAAATATCTCTGACCCGGGTCATATCTTTCCATAAAATATCGTATCCCCGGCTGCCTTTGGCCCGCCTGATCTTTTTTTGCCAGATAAAAAGTTCTGACTCAGTTGCCGGCCTGAGTTCTCCCACCCGGCCGTATAGGCGCAGGCCCGGAGGCGAATGAAATACCCCTTTTCTCAAGGCCCTGAACCAATAAAAAAATCCTGTATTAACCGTCATCACGGCCACCCGGTCCGAGGTTTGAAAATTTTTGGGCATCTTTTCAGGAAACCGCTCAAAGAAAAACCCTTGGCACGCCTCCGCCAGAATCAGGGAACCAATGGGAGTGATATGGGGATTGCCCGCCTTGTCCACCGTGGCAAAGGCACAATAACTGGATTTTTTAATATTGTTTTGAAATTCCTCCCTGATCTCCTGCCAATGATCTTTGATATTCATTAGGACCTCCTTGAACCGGATTATAAATAACCACTATCCTTTAAATCTTATTTTTTCTGTATTTTTAGAAAAAAATTACCCTTAAGTCAAGAAAAAAATCAATTTGTAATGGGCAAAAAAAAGAGATCACCCCAGGGTCGCCACCATCAAAAAAAATTTCAATTGCCAAAAGGCGCAGGCCCGAAGGGGTAGGCTCCGAGAGTAACGCCCTGATAGATAGGAAATAGCGCCTTTAATAGTCTTTAGCGTCTCCTGGGGATTAACAAGAAAGGATCTTAAAAAAAAACCGGGGGGCAACCGCCGACATATTTCACGAATCGGTTCTGCTTTAGCTGCAAGGCCCCAGGGTCAAAGAATTTGGGAAAGGGACTCAAGAACATGGGAAAATCGTTGACCTTCCCTGGAGTGGGATTTATAAAAATCAAGAGCGGATTGAACAAGGTCAAGCACCTCATCCTGGGACAAAATCCCCGGCACTTCCATGCCCAGGCGGGGATGGCGGCCAAGCCGTCCTCCGAGAAGCACCCGGAATCCGTTTTTTGCCTCTTCCAGGGTGGCCGTAGGGCAGAGGCCAATACATTTGCCGCATGCCAGGCAGGCCTGGGCGTCAATTTCAGGCCCTGAATCACAGAGGACAATGGCCTTTTCAGGACAGGCAGTTTCACACTCCCGGCAAAATGAACAGGGCTGGTCACTGATCCCAGGCAGGCTTGCACCAATAATGCCGATATCCGAAATCTGGGGGCGGGAACAGGCATTGGGGCAGTCGGAAATACAGACTCGAAACTCGTGGTGAAATTTAAGGTCGCCTTTAACCCGGGACTTTAAAAACCCGAGGATATCCGCCTCTTCCATGAGATTCTGGATCTTTTTCAGCAGCAGGCCCGATGGGGCCACAGCGTTGGGGCAGTCCTGGGTACCGAAGCAGGCAAAGACATCATATCCTTTGATCTCCTTTTCCATGCCCCCCTTTGAGAGAAACTTTTTTTTCAGGGCAAGGAGATCCGCGAGAACGACCCGCTCCCTTCCCCTGTCCTCTACAAAGGTTTCAACTCTTTTTTTCACCTTTTTCCGGACAAAGAAAGGGACGGTTTTAATGGCCGTTTGGGCATCCTGCTCCCAGATCACGAGAGAATCTCTCCCCTGGCTGAGACCACCACCTCTTCGAAGGGGATATCCATGGCCGATTTTTCCAGGGCCTTTTTAATGATTCCGGCTATGCCGGAACAGCAGGGGACTTCCATGACCACCGCAGTAATGCTCTTGATGCCGGACTGGGCAAAAATCTGGGCCAGCTTGTCAACATAGGCCTGGGCATCGTCAAACTTGGGGCAGCCGATCATCACGGCCTTTCCCGTAAGGAAATCCGCATGAAAACGAGGATAGGCCACAGGCACACAGTCTGCTGCGATCAAAAGATCTGCATTTTTTAAAAACGGCGCCCCTGCAGGGACCAGGTGAATCTGAACCGGCCAGTGCCCAAGGGCGGAAGGCCCTCCGGGGGCAACCGTCCGCGCTTTTGAGGCACACTTGCACTCATGGCCTGCAGGCTCGGCTGTGGGAAATACTTTCAAGGCCGCAGAAGGGCAGCCTGAATGGGGCGCTTCTGCTTGCTTTTTCTGCTGTTTGAGCAGTTCTTCCACAGCCTCTTCGTCAAACTCATCAGCTTCTCTTTCCACGATGGTAAGGGCATCCTGGGGACAATCCCCTATACAGGCCCCAAGACCGTCGCAGTATTTATCAGCCACCACCCGGGCTTTGCCCTCAATGATCTGAATCGCCCCTTCGGCACAGGACAGCACACAATTACCGCAGCCGTCGCATTTTTCATCGTCAATTTCAATTATTTTTCGCACAACTTTCATTTTATATCTCCCCAGGGAAATCCCTGTTAATTACGATTTTAATCTTCCTGGATCAAAACTTCTTTGGCTAGAACACGGCCGGAATCCGTTAAAAATAAACGATCTATTTTAGCTGAAAACTCTTTTGAATCAACGTTTTGATGCTTGCCGCACTCGACCATATTGGTCAGCATGTCTGCATCATAAACCACCTTGAAATTCATGGTTTCATTCTCCAGAGGATGATGGTGGCGGCCGATGATATCGCAGACTTCACTGACCAGACCTTGTTTGGCCCCCAGTTTTTCCATGATCCTTTTTGCCACTGGCGGCCCCTCTTCTTCCTGGTGTTTGGCAGCTGAGGAGTTGTATTTTTCCTCGGCATTTTTAATGCCGATGTCATGGAGATAAGCCGCACAAAGGACCACAGCCAGGTTGGCCTTTTTAATTTTTCCAATCTTTTCCGCATGCCGGGCCACCTTGACGGCATGGCCGATGCGTTTAAAATCCTTGCCAAAGTACCGTTTCATCTCAACGGCCACCCGGTCCTTGAGCAAGTCTTCCTGCTGGCCCACAAACTCTTCGGGAAGGCTGCCCAGGCATTGTTCGGCAAACTGGCAATAGGAGGCGCACCCGAAATCCATTCGGGGATTGACGATCTTTTTTTTGCAATTGGGGCAGCGTCGGGTGGCATCGTCCTTGAAAAACTCCATGGAATGGCCGCATTCAGGGCAATTGGTTTCAAAAATAGCATCTGGATTCCAGTATTGGGTATCTTGTCCCGGACATTTCATGGGGCCTCCTTTTCCATGTCCGGCCAGAGGGCCGGGCATTCATACGTTTGGTAAGCCGGGCAGGCCGAGCCTGCCCGGCAGTTTAACTTATTTGCCTGCCATGATGGCAGCCACATCTGAATCCGCGTCTGTAATGGGTTTGATATCAAAATTTTCCACCAACACATTCAAGACCGCAGGAGATACAAAGGCGGGAAGAGTGGGTCCAAGACGGATCCCTTTCACACCCAGAGAAAGCAGGGCCAGAAGTACGGCAACCGCTTTCTGCTCATACCATCCAATGTCAAAGGACAGGGGCAGTTCATTAATATCTTCCAGACCGAATACCTCTTTGAGTTTTAAGGCAATCACGGCCAGAGAGTAGCAGTCGTTGCATTGGCCCGCATCCAGGACCCTGGGAATCCCGCCGATGTCCCCGAGATTAAGCTTATTGTACCGGTACTTGGCGCAGCCGGCAGTCAGGATGATGGCATCCTGGGGCAATTTTTCAGCCACTTCCGTGAAATATTCGCGGCTCTTATGGCGGCCGTCACAGCCGGCCATGACCACAAACCGCTTGATGGCGCCGGATTTTACCGCATCCACCACCTTGTCGGCCAGGGCAAGGACCTGGTTATGGGCAAATCCGCCCACAATCTTACCGGTCTCAATTTCAACCGGCGCTGCACAGGTTTTGGCCTGCGCCACGATCTCTGAAAAATCTTTTGCTCCCCCGTCTGCCCGGTCCGCAATATGGGTGGCCCCCGTGTAAGAAGGCACCCCTGTGGTATAAAGGCGATCCAGGTAGGTGTTTTTCTTTTTTAAAGGCACGATGCAGTTGGTGGTCATGAGGATGGGGCCGTTAAAAGACTCAAATTCCTCATTCTGATGCCACCAGGATCCACCGTAATTACCCTTAAGATGGTCGTATTTCTTAAAGGCCGGATAATAGTTGGCCGGGAGCATTTCCCCGTGGGTGTATACATCCACGCCCGCACCTTCAGTTTGTTTGAGCAGCTCTTCCATATCCTTAAGATCATGGCCTGAAATTAATATTCCAGGATTTTTATCCACGCCGATATTGACTTCGGTAATTTCCGGATGCCCGTAGGCGCTGGTATTTGCCTCATCCAGGGCTGCCATGGTGGTGACGGTGACTTCCCCGCATTTTAATACCATGCCGACCATCTCATCCACGCTCAGCTCTTTTGTGGTGGAGGCCAGACCTTCATAGAGAAAAGTCCAGATCTCTTCTTTTTTTACACCCAGGACCGCGGCATGATCGGCATAGGCTGACATTCCCTTAAGACCCAGGATCAACAGTTCCCGCAGGGATCTCACATCCTCATTGTCCGAGGCAAGGACCCCTACGGTCTCAGCCTTGGCCTGGAAGGTTGCAACATCATTGGAAAACCAGGTGGCGCTGTCGTGAAGGTCTGATCCGATCTTATCGCCGGCAGCCTGGGCCAACTCTTTTTTCACAGCCTGGGCCCGGTTGATCCACTGCACCAGGTTTTCATCGTTGAAATTGGCATTGGTAATGGTGGTGAACAACCCCTGGGCAATAAATTCAGCCGCAGAATTGGGCACATCGACCCCGGCAGCCTTGGAGGCTTGAGCAATTACGGCAATTCCCTTGAGGTTAAAAATCAGAAGATCCTGAAGGTTTGCTGTTGTATTTTCTTTTCCGCACATCCCCTTGATGGTGCATCCGGTATTTTTCTGTGCTTCCTGACATTGAAAACAAAACATCTGGCATTCTCCTTATATTATAGTGATAAACAATTCGCCTTTACATCCTGGCATGAACTTACTATAGGAAAAGACAAAAAACCTTGACCTGGATCAAGACGGATAAAAAAACTTATTTTTTTTATTGAGCGATAAAATTACGAACTGAAAGGTATATCCTATCACTAAACTATTGAAATCCATACCCCTTTTTTCAGGATTGTCTTCTGATCAGCTTGAAAAAATAACCGGCCTGGCCAAAGAAAAGAACTTTTCCAAGGGAGAATTTATTTTCCAGGAAGGGGAAAAAGGAGACGGGTTTTATATTGTGGCCAAGGGCAAAATAAAGGTGTTCAAAATCTCCTTTGAAGGAAAGGAACAGATCCTCCATATTTACGGCCCCGGGCACACATTCGGCGAAGTGCCGGTATTTGAAGGTAAAAACTTTCCCGCCTCGTCAATGGCCATTGAACCGAGCCTTATTTTATTTCTGCCCAGAAATTTATTTGTCAAACTGATCACCGACTCCCCTGCCCTTGCCATGGGCATGCTGGCCGATCTTTCCAAGCGGCTGCGGGCCTTTACCGTCCAGATCGAAAATTTAAGCCTCAAAGAGGTACCGGCACGGCTTGCCGCCTATATCATCACCCTGGCCCGGGAAACCGCTTCAGACTTGGGGCAGGACAACACAAGCCAAACCTTTGACGATACCACCGCCCTGCCCGGCAAAGTCACCCTGCCGATTTCCAAGGCCCAGCTGGCCAACCTCATCGGCACCACCCCGGAAACCATCTCCAGAATACTTAAAAAAATGGCCGATGCCGGCTTGATCATTGTTCAGAATAAAGACATCCTGATCCTGGATATGGACGGGTTGAGCGAACTCTCTGATCTGGGGCGGCTATAGCATTGATGAACCCGTAAAAAGTCCAACCGACGGCTAAGTAAAAATCTTCGCCTCCAAGGCATGGGGTTTGGTCAGGGGTGAAGGCATACATAATAGGGTTCTGTTGCAAAAAATATTTCCAGGACAAAGAGATCGTTCAGGCGTAAAATTTACGCAGCATAAGAAAACAGATTTTCGACGAATTCTTTCTGCTTTAAAATTTCTCCCTTCCTAATATTTTTAACTTGTCCTTTTCTGATCATGTTCATAATTTCATAGCCTTTTAGCGTCCGCCAGGCAGAATGAAATGTCTTGAACCCCATACCAGCTCTGACAAGCTTTTTGATAAACCGGTGGTCTTGCTCAATAATATTGTTCAGATATTTATTCTGTCTTAGGATACAGTCCTTATTCAGAAGCTTTTTTTTCTTTCAAAGCCTTTACTGCCGGAGGATATGCAGGATTTCCGTCAACACTCAGAACCCGAGGTCTGGAGCTATTGGAAGCTCGCAGCATCTTTTTAAAAAATCGTTTGGCAGATTCCATATTACGTCTGCTGCGAAGAAGAAAATCGATGGTATTTCCACGGGAATCGACCGCTCGGTAAAGATACTTCATTTTTTCCCCCGCACCTTGATATATGTTTCATCAATACGGTAAGAATCATTTGATTGCCGCAGATACTTCCTGCTTCGCTTTTCCATTTCAGGAGCATAGCGCTGAACCCATCGGTAAATGGTACTGTGATCCACAGACAAGCCCCGTTCTTGCATCATCTCTTCCAGATTCCTGTAACTCAGTTGATATCTCAGATACCAGCGAACATTCAACAGGATGATTTCTTTTTCATAATGACGCCACTTGAAAGGGTTTTCATTTTTCATACTATCTCTCTGCAAACAAATTAGTGCCAAAACGGACTTGTATCAGACATTAATAATTTTTTGCAACAAAACCGACTTGTGCTCCTGAAGATGGAAATAAACCAAAGCATTTATCTGGTCTTCGAATGTCATTTTTAAAGGGCGGTCTCCTCGAGATTGTAATTCCGGTGCTTTTAAAAGTAACTTTATCAGAGGGCACCTGAAATTGTCAAAGTTCAGGGACCGTAGTTGTTTTTTAGGGACTGAGATGTGCGTCATTTGAGCTCCTTGAGTTAAATTTTCAAGGCGCACAAAAATTTTTACGCACATTTGTCAACACAAAACAGACTGTTTTTTCAATGATTTTAGATGCTTTTTATATGCAACAACCTAACCGGACACTACTGACAAAATCTATAACGCGTTTGCGTAAATCTGATGAATATCTCATGGGGAAAATATAAGTTGTATAAATCCTTGTTCAAGTAATTGTTTGCTCTGCTATATGATATCCCGCTGGACCTTTTCATATTCCTCGTCTTCCACGCAGCCGTCAGGGAAGCGGCTTTTCAGGTTCACATAGATGAAGAGCAGGCGCTGGGGCAGGGCCTTGGACTCTTTGAAAATCGGTTTCCGGGTCCAGGTGATGCCTTCGGTTTCTTTCATGGCCTCGGGCATGAAATCAAAGTCGTCGGGCAGATCATTGGGATCCGCCGTGGTCAGGGTGGTGAGTCCGGCTTCGGTCAGGGCATCATAGGGGTCAAAGTGGGAGCCGTCAGGCACGGAGCCGTGGTCGGCGGCCACAATGGTGAAGACGTCGTCCCCAAGAACATCCATGATGGTCCCCAGGGTCTGGTCAGCTCCCATGTAAACGGCCTTGTGGAGTTCCTTGGCTTCTTCGTGGCGTTCCGGGCTGTCTGCCAGTTCCGGATCCAGCTGGGTGATCAGGTAATGGTAGATAAAGTCCGTGGGATGGGTGTGTAGATAGAACACATCCCATTCATTTTCCATAAGCAGGGTCACGGCGGCATGGTTCAGCCATTTGTTGTGCATCTCGATGAGTTCTTTGAACATGGGTTCGTCAAACCATTCCATGGATCTATGCTGGAATCCGCCCATGATCGTGGGGGTGGATTCCACTTCCATGAGCTTGGCAGCCTTTTCAGGAGGATGGCACCAGAGTTCCATTAAGGAAAAATTCCCGGAGGTCCACATTACCGGCGGACTGTCCAATATCTCCTACGGCCTTCCCCAGCGCCATATCATCAACCGGACCTTTGTGACGCTGATGATGGCTGCGGGCATGGATTCAGCCATTATTGATCCGCTGGACAAAAAGATTATGGCCACAATTCGTACCGCAGACATGCTTTTGGGTCATGACCAATTTTGTATGGAATACCTCAAGGGCGTTCGTTCTGGTGCTATTGAAAGTTAAAAAATTACCCCTGTTAGATCCCCCTGCTTCTAATCCTTGAGGCAGGGGTTTTTGAACCCTATCGGAAATTGAATTTACCCCCCACAATCGGGCGACGATTTGTTATTTTTGATCCAATTTTCAGGCCATAACATATGCAGGGATAGTGGACGGGACTATAATCAACCGTATTGGAGATTCAACCCTCTTATTCGGGGTGACAGAGTTCGTCCCGGATAAAGGCGTTCATCTCATTAAAATTGATTTTGTCCACCCGGGCCTTTCCCAAGGCCTGGAGAAAGACAAAAAAGAGGTCTTCCCCCTGCTTTTTTTTGTCCCTTGAGGCGGCCTGGATAATTTTTTGACTTGAAAACGAGTGATTCACCGGGAGTTTCAGGCCCAGGAGCAACTCTTTTATCCGGTCCACCTCCTGGGGAAGGATATAGCCTTTTTGCTGTGAAAATTTGGATGCAGCCACCATGCCCATGGAAACCGCCCGCCCGTGGCCGGACTGGTCCAGTTTTTCCATGGCATGGCCGATGGTGTGGCCGAAGTTGAGCTTTCGCCGTTCTCCGGCTTCGTGTTCATCCTTTTGCACCACCCTGGATTTGATATCCACAGAGTCGGCCACCAGGCGGAAAATAACGTCCCGGTCCAGATCCAGGGCCTTTTGCTGGTTGGCCTCGATAAATTCCAAAAGTTTGATATCTTTTATCAGCCCGTGTTTAACCGCTTCAGCCAGGCCGTTGGAAATTTCAGATTTTGGCAGGGTGGCCAAAAGGTCAATATCGCAGATCACAAACTCAGGCTGGTTAAACAGCCCCACCATATTTTTAAAGGCATCCAGGTTTACCCCGTTTTTTCCCCCCACACTGGCGTCCACCTGGGAGAGTAAAGAGGTGGAGACAAAGCCGAACTTTACCCCGCGCAGGAATATGGATGCGGCAAATCCTGTGATATCGCTGACAATCCCTCCCCCGATGCCAAGGATAAAGCTTGACCTGTCACAGCCCAGACGAACCAATTCCCTTAAAATGTACTCAATCGTGGCCAGGGTTTTAATTTTTTCTCCGGTGCCAATGGTGATCACAGGGCCTTTGGGAAATCGGCGGTTGTAAATTCTGAAAATATTTTCATCGGTGATGATTACCGGCGTATTTCCAGAGGGAATATACGCCGGTACCCGGGAGAGGGATTCCCCAACATGGATTCGGGAGAGGCCAAGTCGGCCCTGGACTTTGAATGTTTTCATCAGGCGTCCTTGACGATTTTATGGATGGCGTTCATTTTTTCCATGACCTGGGCAAACTGGTCGGGAAACAGGGACTGGGCACCGTCGCTCAGGGCTTCTGCCGGGTTGTTGTGAACCTCTATCATTGCTCCGTCCGCGCCCAGAGCCGCAGAGGCATATGCCAGGGGCACCACCTGGTCCCTTACTCCTGCGGCATGGCTGGGGTCGACAATAATGGGCAAATGGCTTTCTTTTTTGGCTGCAGGCACCACGGAAAGGTCTAGGGTGTTTCTGGAGTGGCGGACAAATGTTCTGACGCCTCGTTCGCAGAGGATTACATTGGTGTTTCCCTCTTCCATGATGTATTCGGCGGCCATGAGCCATTCTTGCAGCATGGCGGACATGCCCCGTTTCAGAATCACGGGTCGCTTGGATCTTCCGGCACGTCTGAGCAGGGAAAAGTTCTGCATGTTTCGGGTGCCGATCTGAACCACATCTGCATAGGCTTCCACAAGGTCGAAGTTTTCAACATCCATCACCTCTGTGACCACGGGCAGGCCGGTTTCCTTCCTGACTTTTGCCAGAAGTTTTAACCCCTCTTCCCCAAGGCCCTGGAATGAGTAGGGGGAGGTTCTGGGCTTGAATGCCCCGCCCCTGAATAATAGTGCGCCTGCCTGTTTAACGGAAAGGGCAATGGACAATACCTGGTTTTCAGTTTCAACGGCACAGGGACCGGCAATTATAGGAAAACTGCCGTCTCCGAAAACGGCATCCCCAACCTTTACATGGGTGTTCTCCTGCTGGAACTCCCGGCTGACAAGTTTATAGGATTTTGTCACCGGAATGACCTCCTTTACACCGTTAAGCCCAAGGAAATGGGCAGCATCCACAGAGCCTTTGTTGTGAAGGACACCAATGGATACCCTGTCTCCTCCTGGTATGGGCCGGGCTTCGTAACCTCTTTTTTCAACGGCTTTAACAACAGCCTGAATTTGTGAGTCTGTTGAGCCTTTTTCCATTACAATTAACATGTTTTTCCTCCGATTGGGTTTTATCAGTATTCATGGGTTTGGGCAATAAAAAAGGCTGCAGCACCTGCTGCAGCCTGTATCCGTTTTTTCGGGATGATCTCAAACCCAGGTCACAGGTGCAGGCAAAGGCCTTGCCACCGGCACCAGAACACCTCTCCTTTAAGGGAGATATTAAAAAACGAGTTTGTTTCTGTATATAAGAACAACATAATGTCCCTTTTACAAGGAGTTTCTGGTACTTGTCAAGGAAAATTCAAAATTTATATTTGATTTTCGTCTGTCTTCAAGATAGACTCTGACAAAATTTACAAATAGGAGCCTATGTCGTTAAAAGTCATTATAGCAGATGATCATGCCATTATCCGGGAGGGCCTTAAAAGCCTGCTGGAAAAAAAAGGAATCATGGTCATGGATATTGCCAAAAACGGAAGGGAGGCCGTTGAAAAGGCCATTGCCCTCAAGCCGGATATTATGATGATGGATATCTCCATGCCTGATTTGAACGGGATGGAGGCCACTGCCAGAATCCGCCAGGAGGTTCCCCATACCCGGGTGATTGCCCTTTCCATGCATTCGAGCAAAAGCATCATTGACAAGATGTTTGCCTCGGGTGCCTCGGGCTATATTTTAAAGGCCTCTGCCTTTGAGGAAATTTATGATGCCATCCAGGAGGTCATCCAGGGCCAGTTTTACCTGACCCCGTCCATTGCCCGGATGTATGTGGATGAGCATGGCCAGAAATGCCGCGACGGGCAGGCGCTTCCTAAGTTTAACAAAATATCAAAAAAAGAGCGGGAAATTCTTCAATTGGTGGCTGAAGGTAAAAAAACGAGGGATATTGCCCAAAAGC
It encodes:
- a CDS encoding pyridoxamine 5'-phosphate oxidase family protein, with protein sequence MNIKDHWQEIREEFQNNIKKSSYCAFATVDKAGNPHITPIGSLILAEACQGFFFERFPEKMPKNFQTSDRVAVMTVNTGFFYWFRALRKGVFHSPPGLRLYGRVGELRPATESELFIWQKKIRRAKGSRGYDILWKDMTRVRDIYFDDVRLVTAGAMTRSLWK
- a CDS encoding sulfite reductase; the protein is MIWEQDAQTAIKTVPFFVRKKVKKRVETFVEDRGRERVVLADLLALKKKFLSKGGMEKEIKGYDVFACFGTQDCPNAVAPSGLLLKKIQNLMEEADILGFLKSRVKGDLKFHHEFRVCISDCPNACSRPQISDIGIIGASLPGISDQPCSFCRECETACPEKAIVLCDSGPEIDAQACLACGKCIGLCPTATLEEAKNGFRVLLGGRLGRHPRLGMEVPGILSQDEVLDLVQSALDFYKSHSREGQRFSHVLESLSQIL
- a CDS encoding 4Fe-4S binding protein, yielding MKVVRKIIEIDDEKCDGCGNCVLSCAEGAIQIIEGKARVVADKYCDGLGACIGDCPQDALTIVEREADEFDEEAVEELLKQQKKQAEAPHSGCPSAALKVFPTAEPAGHECKCASKARTVAPGGPSALGHWPVQIHLVPAGAPFLKNADLLIAADCVPVAYPRFHADFLTGKAVMIGCPKFDDAQAYVDKLAQIFAQSGIKSITAVVMEVPCCSGIAGIIKKALEKSAMDIPFEEVVVSARGEILS
- a CDS encoding HD domain-containing protein; this translates as MKCPGQDTQYWNPDAIFETNCPECGHSMEFFKDDATRRCPNCKKKIVNPRMDFGCASYCQFAEQCLGSLPEEFVGQQEDLLKDRVAVEMKRYFGKDFKRIGHAVKVARHAEKIGKIKKANLAVVLCAAYLHDIGIKNAEEKYNSSAAKHQEEEGPPVAKRIMEKLGAKQGLVSEVCDIIGRHHHPLENETMNFKVVYDADMLTNMVECGKHQNVDSKEFSAKIDRLFLTDSGRVLAKEVLIQED
- the hcp gene encoding hydroxylamine reductase, which produces MFCFQCQEAQKNTGCTIKGMCGKENTTANLQDLLIFNLKGIAVIAQASKAAGVDVPNSAAEFIAQGLFTTITNANFNDENLVQWINRAQAVKKELAQAAGDKIGSDLHDSATWFSNDVATFQAKAETVGVLASDNEDVRSLRELLILGLKGMSAYADHAAVLGVKKEEIWTFLYEGLASTTKELSVDEMVGMVLKCGEVTVTTMAALDEANTSAYGHPEITEVNIGVDKNPGILISGHDLKDMEELLKQTEGAGVDVYTHGEMLPANYYPAFKKYDHLKGNYGGSWWHQNEEFESFNGPILMTTNCIVPLKKKNTYLDRLYTTGVPSYTGATHIADRADGGAKDFSEIVAQAKTCAAPVEIETGKIVGGFAHNQVLALADKVVDAVKSGAIKRFVVMAGCDGRHKSREYFTEVAEKLPQDAIILTAGCAKYRYNKLNLGDIGGIPRVLDAGQCNDCYSLAVIALKLKEVFGLEDINELPLSFDIGWYEQKAVAVLLALLSLGVKGIRLGPTLPAFVSPAVLNVLVENFDIKPITDADSDVAAIMAGK
- a CDS encoding Crp/Fnr family transcriptional regulator, coding for MTKLLKSIPLFSGLSSDQLEKITGLAKEKNFSKGEFIFQEGEKGDGFYIVAKGKIKVFKISFEGKEQILHIYGPGHTFGEVPVFEGKNFPASSMAIEPSLILFLPRNLFVKLITDSPALAMGMLADLSKRLRAFTVQIENLSLKEVPARLAAYIITLARETASDLGQDNTSQTFDDTTALPGKVTLPISKAQLANLIGTTPETISRILKKMADAGLIIVQNKDILILDMDGLSELSDLGRL
- the aroB gene encoding 3-dehydroquinate synthase, yielding MMKTFKVQGRLGLSRIHVGESLSRVPAYIPSGNTPVIITDENIFRIYNRRFPKGPVITIGTGEKIKTLATIEYILRELVRLGCDRSSFILGIGGGIVSDITGFAASIFLRGVKFGFVSTSLLSQVDASVGGKNGVNLDAFKNMVGLFNQPEFVICDIDLLATLPKSEISNGLAEAVKHGLIKDIKLLEFIEANQQKALDLDRDVIFRLVADSVDIKSRVVQKDEHEAGERRKLNFGHTIGHAMEKLDQSGHGRAVSMGMVAASKFSQQKGYILPQEVDRIKELLLGLKLPVNHSFSSQKIIQAASRDKKKQGEDLFFVFLQALGKARVDKINFNEMNAFIRDELCHPE
- the aroF gene encoding 3-deoxy-7-phosphoheptulonate synthase, whose product is MLIVMEKGSTDSQIQAVVKAVEKRGYEARPIPGGDRVSIGVLHNKGSVDAAHFLGLNGVKEVIPVTKSYKLVSREFQQENTHVKVGDAVFGDGSFPIIAGPCAVETENQVLSIALSVKQAGALLFRGGAFKPRTSPYSFQGLGEEGLKLLAKVRKETGLPVVTEVMDVENFDLVEAYADVVQIGTRNMQNFSLLRRAGRSKRPVILKRGMSAMLQEWLMAAEYIMEEGNTNVILCERGVRTFVRHSRNTLDLSVVPAAKKESHLPIIVDPSHAAGVRDQVVPLAYASAALGADGAMIEVHNNPAEALSDGAQSLFPDQFAQVMEKMNAIHKIVKDA
- a CDS encoding response regulator transcription factor produces the protein MSLKVIIADDHAIIREGLKSLLEKKGIMVMDIAKNGREAVEKAIALKPDIMMMDISMPDLNGMEATARIRQEVPHTRVIALSMHSSKSIIDKMFASGASGYILKASAFEEIYDAIQEVIQGQFYLTPSIARMYVDEHGQKCRDGQALPKFNKISKKEREILQLVAEGKKTRDIAQKLGVSVKTVETHRRNIMKKLNIFSVAGLTKFAIQEGIISLE